A window of Exiguobacterium sp. Helios genomic DNA:
GACATCCATACGCGGCACGAAGTCGAATCGATTGATCACGCAACGAAGACGGCAACCATCGTTAATCTGGCGACCGGTGACAAGTTTACCGATACGTACGATACACTGGTGCTTGCGACCGGTGCGTCAAGCATCGTCCCACCGCTCCCGGGTGTTGATCACGACAACGTCTTTACGGTTCGCAATGTCCGGAATGCCGATGCGATCCGCTCGTACATCGAACAGCATGATCCAAAGACGGCAACGATCGTCGGTGGCGGCTTCATCGGTCTTGAAATGGCGGAGCAACTGACGTACCGCGGGATTCAGGTGACGCTCGTCGAACGCCTGCCGCAAGTCATGCCGCCGCTTGACCGCGATATGGCGGAGCGGGTTGCTGATCATTTAGAAGATAAAGGTGTCGAGTTGATGCTTGGTGAATCGGTGACGGCATTCAACGGGACGGAGCGTGTAACGGAAGTGGCGCTCGAGAGCGGCAAGTCGATTGCAACAGATCTCGTCATCCTGTCGGTCGGAGTGAAACCGAATACCGAACTCGCGAAACAGATTGGTGTTGAAATCGGGCAGACGGGTGCGATTGCCGTCAACCGGAAGATGCAGACGAGTCTGACCGATGTTTATGCCGTCGGCGACGTCGCGGAAAGTTTCTCCGTCATTACCGGAGAAGCGATTTACCGCCCACTTGGTTCGACCGCCAACAAAATGGGCCGGATTGCCGGGATGGTCATCACCGGGGAAGCAGCGGAACACCGAGGGATTCTTGGAACCGGCATCTTCAAAGCGTTTGATCTGACGGTCGCGCAGACCGGTTTGACGGAAAAAGAAGCGCGGGAAGCCGGATATGACATTGAAGTCCTCCATAATATTAAACCGGATCGTCCGGAATACATGGGC
This region includes:
- a CDS encoding FAD-dependent oxidoreductase; the protein is MKLLIIGSVAAGTSVGAKARRNSEDLQITIYDRDHDISYSGCGIPYFVGGEIADIDELTPRDAAFFKKRYNIDIHTRHEVESIDHATKTATIVNLATGDKFTDTYDTLVLATGASSIVPPLPGVDHDNVFTVRNVRNADAIRSYIEQHDPKTATIVGGGFIGLEMAEQLTYRGIQVTLVERLPQVMPPLDRDMAERVADHLEDKGVELMLGESVTAFNGTERVTEVALESGKSIATDLVILSVGVKPNTELAKQIGVEIGQTGAIAVNRKMQTSLTDVYAVGDVAESFSVITGEAIYRPLGSTANKMGRIAGMVITGEAAEHRGILGTGIFKAFDLTVAQTGLTEKEAREAGYDIEVLHNIKPDRPEYMGGKEMVIKAIADRATGRVLGAQIVGPQGVDKRIDVLATAITFKAKAEDLFHLDLAYAPPFATTKDPVLYTGMALDNAIKKTARLMTPNELIEQVAGGKSFQIIDTRSKTQFEKNHVDGAIHIPLGELRTRAKELDATLPTIVYCNKGVTGNAAQNVLKNLGFTDVCNLSGGNKNYQHCKKCLAD